From the genome of Gracilibacillus salitolerans, one region includes:
- a CDS encoding Ig-like domain-containing protein — protein MKKLKKRRQMCVIAIIMILLVPLMEVDIVQAEEAEDEKVLAFPGAEGGGKYTSGGRGYDVYEVTTTEDYDADEEPIEGSLRDAVSEDNRTIVFRVSGTIHLEQPLRINRKNLTIAGQTAPGDGITVAGYGTDISNSENLIIRYMRFRPGSANIHTEFDAFGGRDIKDAIIDHVSASWGIDEAFSLYRNENTTVQWSIISESLLISGHSKGRHGYGGIWGGHNATFSNNLIATHISRTPALGNGGNTIHPVANDELVNNVIYNWGFNSMYGGENQRNNIINNYYKPGPATYDNVSQRIISPGRDGEPGWFYIDGNVMHDNEAVTADNYLGVEDIKQDVTFGDEPYLVAYQDELNIKPAEEAYDLVLKRAGATLPKRDPVDARIVNDVENGTGRIINNEWEVGGFPEMKSEEAPQDSDHDGMPDAWEIENGLDPENPEDGKEITDSGYSNLELYLHSLVDMEHEPANPEIELASPTVHSVHQTGKNITFNVNLANKENIEKVEYYQNDEKIGEASGQSFSFTWKDAPAGTWYVSAKAIDRDGNATQTTSAPVYVNTKNQSVDWKSKDIGGVAVKGNASLEDDTLTVKGTGRIMGDKDEFQFAYQTLEGDGSLTAKVADITKLNNNAISGLMVRDQLAPDAKTAMISTSVVKADRQDTLYAIHFSSREEKGADIIAPGEHDRPEENGVPSLLNTEIPYWLKVEREGNQITGYASEDGESWVEVGQQEINMSDKIYIGFAVDGSQNPNQLIHYTTATFTDIELENE, from the coding sequence ATGAAAAAGTTGAAGAAAAGAAGGCAAATGTGTGTGATTGCAATCATCATGATCTTACTGGTTCCATTGATGGAAGTTGATATTGTACAAGCAGAAGAAGCTGAGGACGAGAAGGTACTTGCTTTCCCTGGAGCGGAAGGTGGAGGAAAATATACTTCAGGTGGAAGAGGTTATGATGTGTATGAAGTAACAACAACAGAAGACTATGACGCAGATGAAGAACCAATCGAAGGATCACTGCGAGACGCGGTAAGTGAAGATAATCGAACCATAGTTTTTCGTGTTTCCGGTACGATTCATTTGGAACAGCCACTACGAATTAACAGGAAAAACCTTACGATTGCAGGTCAGACAGCACCAGGTGACGGCATTACCGTAGCAGGATATGGTACAGATATAAGTAACTCTGAAAATCTTATTATCAGATATATGAGATTCCGTCCGGGAAGTGCCAATATTCACACAGAGTTTGATGCGTTTGGTGGAAGAGATATAAAAGACGCTATCATTGACCATGTTTCCGCAAGCTGGGGTATCGATGAAGCTTTTTCATTATACCGAAATGAAAATACAACGGTACAATGGAGTATAATTAGTGAAAGTCTATTAATCTCGGGTCATTCGAAAGGTAGACATGGCTATGGTGGCATCTGGGGTGGACACAATGCGACCTTCAGTAATAATCTAATCGCCACCCATATCAGCCGTACGCCTGCACTTGGCAATGGCGGCAATACGATTCATCCGGTAGCCAATGATGAGTTGGTTAATAACGTCATTTATAATTGGGGATTTAACTCCATGTATGGCGGGGAAAATCAACGAAATAACATTATCAATAATTATTACAAGCCGGGTCCTGCAACTTATGACAATGTCAGCCAACGAATTATCAGTCCTGGCCGTGATGGCGAACCAGGCTGGTTTTATATTGATGGTAATGTGATGCATGATAATGAAGCGGTAACGGCTGATAATTATTTAGGAGTAGAAGATATAAAACAGGATGTCACGTTTGGAGATGAACCTTATCTAGTTGCCTATCAGGATGAGTTAAATATTAAACCTGCTGAAGAAGCATATGATCTTGTCTTAAAAAGAGCGGGTGCAACTTTACCGAAACGTGACCCCGTAGACGCGCGGATTGTTAACGATGTCGAGAATGGTACAGGTCGTATCATTAATAATGAGTGGGAGGTTGGCGGTTTCCCGGAAATGAAATCAGAGGAGGCGCCACAAGATTCCGATCATGACGGAATGCCTGATGCATGGGAAATCGAAAATGGACTTGATCCTGAGAATCCTGAGGATGGCAAAGAAATCACTGATTCTGGATATTCTAATTTAGAATTATACCTACATTCATTAGTAGATATGGAACATGAGCCAGCAAATCCTGAGATAGAGTTAGCATCTCCAACAGTGCACAGTGTACATCAGACAGGTAAGAATATTACATTTAATGTAAATTTGGCGAACAAAGAAAATATTGAAAAAGTGGAGTATTATCAAAATGATGAAAAAATTGGCGAAGCTTCAGGGCAGTCCTTCTCCTTCACATGGAAGGATGCACCAGCAGGGACCTGGTATGTTTCAGCTAAAGCGATTGATAGAGATGGTAATGCTACCCAGACTACTTCAGCTCCGGTTTATGTAAATACAAAGAATCAATCCGTTGACTGGAAATCGAAAGACATCGGAGGAGTTGCGGTAAAAGGTAATGCTAGTCTAGAAGATGATACTTTAACAGTAAAGGGTACTGGCCGTATTATGGGAGATAAAGATGAATTCCAATTTGCTTATCAGACATTGGAAGGTGATGGGTCTTTAACCGCGAAAGTTGCAGATATAACCAAATTAAATAATAATGCGATATCCGGACTAATGGTAAGAGATCAACTGGCACCTGATGCTAAAACAGCGATGATTAGTACTTCAGTCGTTAAAGCTGACCGTCAGGATACCTTATATGCGATACATTTTTCATCAAGAGAGGAGAAAGGAGCAGACATTATTGCACCGGGTGAACATGACAGACCGGAAGAGAATGGAGTACCTTCTCTTTTAAATACGGAGATACCATATTGGCTAAAAGTTGAACGAGAAGGCAATCAAATTACAGGCTATGCATCTGAAGATGGAGAAAGTTGGGTTGAAGTTGGTCAGCAAGAAATCAACATGTCCGACAAAATCTATATCGGATTCGCAGTAGATGGCTCGCAAAACCCTAACCAGTTGATACACTACACCACTGCGACCTTTACCGACATCGAACTAGAAAACGAGTAA
- a CDS encoding AraC family transcriptional regulator, with amino-acid sequence MAEKVNVSLRNRSFYIDYSRGYENSRDMQHYHLHQDYEIFYLLEGEKVFLIDGKKFVATKDTIMLIDKNILHKTIVNDHKYQRIVLNFRDCFLLEDDQILLSTLFKRGPLMLSVKNPTTCQKILEKMLEEYFLDNPSSDRYLQLLLSQLLIECERLIHSQTSTLEHSKATCNQHELIDGMITYINERFHQDITLSILANKFYLHEQSISKLFKQSIGCSFTEYLNAVRITEAKRLLTETTLKINQITKKVGYTNHVHFWRIFKKFTSMSPNDYRGQETDKCKRLIDKV; translated from the coding sequence TTGGCAGAGAAGGTAAATGTGTCTTTACGAAATCGATCTTTTTACATCGATTATTCCCGTGGGTATGAGAATAGTCGCGATATGCAGCATTATCATCTTCATCAGGATTATGAGATTTTCTATTTGCTTGAAGGGGAGAAAGTTTTCTTGATAGATGGTAAGAAATTTGTAGCAACAAAAGATACTATTATGCTGATTGATAAAAATATCCTACATAAAACCATCGTTAATGATCATAAATATCAGCGAATCGTCCTGAACTTCCGAGATTGTTTCCTCTTAGAAGACGACCAAATCCTTCTTTCTACTTTATTTAAAAGAGGCCCACTTATGCTCTCAGTTAAGAACCCAACTACATGTCAAAAGATATTAGAAAAAATGCTAGAAGAATATTTCCTCGATAACCCTAGTAGTGATCGTTATTTACAGCTACTTCTTTCCCAACTACTTATCGAATGTGAACGACTGATTCACAGTCAAACGTCCACGTTGGAACATTCAAAAGCTACTTGTAATCAACATGAATTAATAGATGGGATGATTACGTATATAAATGAACGTTTCCATCAAGACATCACCTTGTCCATTCTTGCTAATAAATTTTATCTCCATGAGCAATCGATAAGTAAATTATTCAAGCAATCTATTGGATGCAGCTTTACAGAATACTTAAATGCCGTGCGTATTACAGAAGCGAAAAGGCTACTAACGGAAACAACGCTGAAAATCAATCAAATTACTAAGAAGGTTGGTTATACCAATCATGTCCACTTTTGGAGAATCTTTAAGAAATTCACCAGTATGTCACCTAACGACTATCGAGGACAAGAAACAGATAAATGTAAGCGTTTAATTGATAAGGTATAA
- a CDS encoding extracellular solute-binding protein, with translation MRKLIMPLLVSFIFLFIIACSDDSTSNEEQNNTDGDDSNQTEEKSHSEDPFELSVMLNLHTPEVPQDKLEKLLEEKTNTELEIQWIPDSNYEERVNTAFSTNSLPHAFLVKTEQFTQFKDAIRDGQFWEIGPYLEEFENLSKLRESTLENSKVDDKLYSLYMGRPLSRSGLIYRKDWADNLGLDTPTTTDEFYDMLRAFTEDDPDGNGEDDTIGLTDRGNLGAFVTVSSWLGGPNRWGQQDGELLPEFMFPEYKETMEFFRELHSNGYMNKDAPVTSKTDQQDMMKNGTAGAYIGSMQDVHGIYQDAQVINPDVEFDVHNYIEGSNGEFGVRAIPGYGSLILFPKSAIESEDELKSVLQFFDYLMSEEGANLLIWGQEGEHYEVVDDRAKIMDQNKFDSEIKPYTPFEIGEPLTNGRYESYFDYEPAAKANELYKDNDNYVVNDLTIGLDSETYNQNAGSLDQIIEDATYQYILGEMDETGFDEAIEKWKEAGGNDVIKEYNE, from the coding sequence ATGAGAAAATTAATCATGCCTTTGTTGGTATCTTTCATCTTTTTATTTATTATTGCGTGTAGTGATGACAGTACTTCAAACGAGGAACAAAATAATACTGATGGTGATGATTCAAATCAAACAGAGGAAAAAAGCCATTCCGAAGATCCATTTGAATTATCTGTCATGTTAAATCTCCATACACCAGAAGTGCCTCAAGATAAATTAGAGAAATTACTAGAAGAAAAAACGAATACAGAGCTTGAAATTCAGTGGATTCCAGACAGTAATTATGAAGAGCGAGTCAATACTGCTTTTTCCACCAATTCGTTACCTCACGCTTTTTTAGTCAAAACAGAACAATTCACGCAATTTAAAGATGCGATTAGAGATGGACAGTTTTGGGAGATTGGTCCATACCTAGAGGAGTTTGAAAATCTAAGTAAGCTTCGTGAAAGCACATTGGAAAACTCCAAAGTGGATGATAAATTATACTCATTATATATGGGGCGTCCATTGTCACGTTCAGGACTGATCTACAGAAAGGATTGGGCGGACAACTTAGGACTCGACACACCGACTACTACGGATGAATTTTATGACATGTTACGAGCTTTTACAGAAGATGATCCGGATGGCAATGGAGAAGATGATACAATCGGTCTAACGGATAGAGGCAATTTGGGAGCGTTTGTTACGGTATCCAGCTGGCTGGGCGGACCAAATAGATGGGGTCAACAAGATGGTGAACTGTTACCTGAGTTTATGTTCCCAGAGTATAAAGAAACCATGGAATTCTTTAGAGAACTCCATAGCAATGGATATATGAACAAAGATGCACCGGTAACCAGTAAGACAGACCAACAGGACATGATGAAAAATGGAACAGCAGGTGCTTATATCGGATCTATGCAAGACGTGCATGGCATTTATCAGGATGCACAAGTAATCAATCCAGATGTAGAATTTGATGTGCACAATTATATAGAAGGATCGAACGGAGAGTTTGGAGTCCGTGCTATCCCGGGATATGGCAGTCTTATTCTTTTTCCTAAATCCGCCATTGAATCAGAGGATGAATTGAAAAGTGTACTTCAATTCTTTGATTATTTAATGTCTGAAGAAGGTGCTAATTTACTAATTTGGGGACAAGAAGGAGAACATTATGAAGTAGTTGATGACCGCGCAAAAATAATGGATCAGAACAAATTTGATAGCGAAATTAAACCATATACGCCATTTGAAATTGGAGAGCCACTTACCAATGGCAGGTACGAATCTTATTTCGACTATGAACCAGCTGCTAAAGCAAATGAATTATACAAAGATAATGATAATTATGTTGTCAATGATCTCACGATAGGATTGGACTCTGAAACGTATAATCAAAATGCTGGTTCATTAGATCAAATTATCGAAGACGCTACTTACCAATATATCTTAGGTGAAATGGATGAAACAGGATTTGATGAAGCAATTGAAAAGTGGAAAGAGGCCGGTGGAAATGACGTGATTAAGGAATATAATGAGTAA
- a CDS encoding GntR family transcriptional regulator: MEALYQQVYQYIKTDITNGKFQVGDRIPSEKELAEKFEVSRITSKKALEKLMNEGYVYRQRGRGTFVADFANSQKQQPSEAKKPLFGLIMTSLDASFGNDLVTALTEDTDEGFFLLLKISLGLPDKEEQMMQDLMELGVDGMIVAPAHSKHYSSEILKMVVNKFPVVLIDRSIKGIGVTSVSTDNQEAAQTGVNYLFDIGHKHIAVLMPSNYETTTIEDRIAGIVHAYAEKNVKVDKSLWHADIHSTLPYPLASKEEDIESIKKHIQKHPEITAIFALEYNIALLAKKAIEELNMKVPEDISIICFDSPPQNDLELNFTHLKQNEKELGKKTIKRLMDMYNGDPHIIKDEISATLVEGKTTRPVS, encoded by the coding sequence ATGGAAGCACTGTATCAACAAGTTTATCAATACATAAAAACTGATATCACAAATGGCAAATTCCAAGTGGGAGATCGTATTCCATCAGAAAAGGAATTAGCTGAAAAATTCGAGGTCAGTAGAATTACCAGTAAAAAAGCACTTGAAAAACTAATGAACGAAGGATATGTATACCGACAACGAGGAAGAGGAACTTTCGTTGCAGATTTCGCTAATAGTCAAAAACAGCAGCCATCCGAAGCAAAAAAGCCCTTATTCGGATTAATTATGACATCACTAGATGCAAGTTTCGGAAATGATTTGGTAACAGCATTAACCGAAGATACCGATGAAGGATTTTTCCTCCTATTAAAAATATCTTTAGGACTACCAGATAAAGAAGAACAAATGATGCAAGATCTAATGGAATTAGGAGTAGACGGAATGATTGTAGCTCCTGCACATTCCAAGCATTATAGTTCAGAAATATTAAAAATGGTGGTGAATAAATTTCCGGTTGTTTTAATCGACAGATCGATAAAAGGAATCGGCGTAACCTCAGTTTCTACTGACAATCAAGAAGCTGCACAAACAGGTGTCAACTATTTATTTGATATCGGGCATAAACATATTGCCGTTCTTATGCCATCTAACTATGAAACAACAACTATTGAAGACCGCATTGCTGGGATTGTCCATGCATATGCAGAAAAAAATGTGAAGGTAGATAAAAGTCTATGGCACGCTGACATTCACAGTACTTTGCCATATCCGCTAGCTTCTAAAGAAGAAGACATCGAAAGTATTAAAAAGCATATTCAAAAACATCCAGAAATAACCGCTATTTTTGCCTTAGAATATAATATTGCGTTATTAGCCAAAAAAGCCATTGAAGAATTAAATATGAAGGTTCCAGAAGATATATCTATCATTTGCTTTGATAGCCCACCTCAAAATGACCTAGAATTAAACTTTACACATTTAAAACAAAATGAAAAAGAATTAGGTAAGAAAACAATCAAGCGACTCATGGATATGTACAATGGAGATCCTCACATCATAAAGGATGAAATAAGTGCTACGCTTGTTGAAGGAAAGACTACTCGCCCTGTAAGCTGA
- a CDS encoding YesL family protein — protein MLIIMRKWGVMMERMIQVIYSVFIWMVRLSFLNILWILFTMLGFIIFGIGPATTSVFAVVRKWIMSSDDVPIFRTFWKSYRSEFKHSNIISLLLTFIGVLLYIHYFYLTRVDGLILNIMMFGFLSMLIIYLLVLVFIFPVIAHFHLKLIQYIKYAVILSFSFPHISFFMFVAIIAHYLIIVMFPAYLPFFSVSTLSFSIMWLAKQAFSKINSSSI, from the coding sequence ATGTTAATTATAATGCGAAAATGGGGAGTTATGATGGAAAGAATGATTCAAGTAATTTATTCCGTGTTTATCTGGATGGTTCGATTATCATTTTTAAATATTTTATGGATCCTATTTACTATGCTTGGATTCATTATTTTTGGTATAGGTCCAGCAACAACTTCGGTATTTGCAGTAGTTCGAAAATGGATAATGAGTAGTGATGATGTACCTATTTTTAGGACATTTTGGAAATCCTATCGCTCTGAATTTAAACATTCAAATATAATAAGTTTATTATTGACGTTTATTGGTGTTTTGTTGTATATTCATTATTTCTATTTAACAAGAGTAGATGGATTAATACTAAATATAATGATGTTTGGCTTCTTGAGTATGCTCATTATATATTTATTGGTATTAGTATTCATTTTTCCAGTAATAGCTCATTTTCATTTAAAGCTTATTCAATATATTAAATATGCCGTCATATTAAGTTTTTCATTTCCTCACATTTCTTTTTTTATGTTTGTTGCCATAATAGCTCATTACTTAATAATTGTAATGTTCCCAGCATATTTACCTTTCTTTTCAGTTAGTACACTTAGTTTCTCTATAATGTGGCTTGCCAAACAGGCATTTTCGAAAATTAATAGTAGCTCCATATAA
- a CDS encoding carbohydrate ABC transporter permease, giving the protein MKNKNRISSLFIFTYFIIVCGIALFPFFAIIMAGFKPTADLMRYGVDLSIKLDQFTLDNFKTLFSTRTGEVYFHWYKNSLIISFFYTCFSLLFSSLVGYGFGVYDFKGKNSLFVLVLIVMMLPVEILILPLYKMIISVGLIDTFTGVIAPFAVAPIAIFFFRQFAAGLPRELMDAGRIDGCSEYGLYFRIMMPLMLPAFGAMAILQGMRSWNDLLWPLIVLRTDLNFTLPIGLTALISPYEDNLDVLISGSIMTIVPMILLFLFFQRYFVAGLTAGGIKG; this is encoded by the coding sequence ATGAAAAATAAAAATAGAATAAGTTCCCTGTTTATATTCACCTATTTTATTATTGTTTGTGGAATAGCATTGTTTCCTTTTTTTGCCATAATCATGGCAGGGTTTAAACCAACTGCAGATTTAATGCGTTATGGAGTAGATTTGAGTATCAAATTGGATCAATTCACATTAGACAATTTTAAAACATTATTTTCCACGAGAACAGGTGAAGTATATTTCCATTGGTATAAAAACAGTCTAATTATTTCCTTCTTTTATACCTGTTTTTCATTATTATTTTCTTCTTTAGTAGGATATGGTTTTGGTGTATATGATTTTAAGGGTAAAAATTCTCTATTTGTTTTAGTTTTAATTGTTATGATGCTGCCTGTTGAAATACTGATCTTACCGTTATATAAGATGATCATCAGTGTGGGTCTGATAGATACCTTCACAGGAGTGATAGCACCATTTGCAGTAGCCCCAATTGCTATCTTTTTCTTTAGACAGTTTGCTGCAGGGTTACCGCGTGAATTAATGGACGCTGGGAGGATTGACGGATGTTCGGAATATGGTTTGTATTTCAGGATTATGATGCCATTAATGCTTCCAGCGTTTGGAGCAATGGCTATCTTACAAGGTATGAGAAGTTGGAACGATTTATTATGGCCATTAATCGTTTTACGAACAGACCTAAACTTCACCTTGCCAATTGGTTTAACAGCTCTGATTAGCCCGTATGAAGATAATCTGGATGTTTTAATTTCGGGTTCTATTATGACCATAGTTCCTATGATTCTTTTGTTTTTATTTTTTCAACGTTATTTTGTAGCTGGTTTAACAGCAGGTGGAATAAAAGGGTAA
- a CDS encoding carbohydrate ABC transporter permease: MKTLTKELPATSRKQKLKKLLFSPKLAPYTFVLPFILAFVIFFVYPIISTITMSFQNINIATSEYVGLENYSKLDNPKFYAALSNSARFTFWTIVILIPFPLITAVFLNSKLTYLKNLFKSALFLPALTSVVVGGIIFRIIFSDMEEGFLNSLIMSIGIPAQEWKMQSNTAMLLMVLLASWRWMGVNILYFLAGLQSIPKEIYESAEIDGANAFQKFIKITLPFLKPVSIYVLTVTIYSGFSMFTESYVFWRNGSPNDIGLTIVGYLFDEGFSYGNLGMGSAIGMTLLAIVLIVNLIQLKFFGLFRKED, from the coding sequence TTGAAAACGTTAACGAAGGAGCTTCCGGCTACTAGCAGAAAACAAAAGCTTAAAAAGTTATTATTTTCACCTAAATTAGCACCTTACACATTTGTGCTTCCGTTTATATTAGCGTTTGTCATTTTTTTTGTCTACCCCATCATTAGTACAATCACCATGAGTTTTCAAAATATAAATATTGCTACAAGTGAATATGTTGGATTAGAAAATTACTCCAAATTAGATAATCCAAAGTTCTATGCTGCTTTATCAAACAGTGCAAGATTTACATTTTGGACCATTGTCATCTTGATTCCTTTTCCTTTGATTACAGCCGTATTCTTGAACTCTAAATTAACCTATTTAAAGAATTTATTTAAGTCTGCTTTATTTTTACCTGCGCTAACATCTGTAGTTGTAGGTGGAATTATTTTCAGAATCATTTTCTCTGATATGGAAGAGGGCTTTTTAAATTCATTAATTATGTCCATTGGAATTCCTGCACAAGAATGGAAAATGCAATCCAATACAGCTATGTTACTTATGGTTCTTTTAGCATCATGGCGTTGGATGGGAGTTAATATTCTCTATTTTTTGGCAGGGTTGCAAAGTATTCCAAAGGAAATATATGAGTCTGCGGAAATAGATGGTGCTAATGCCTTTCAAAAATTCATAAAAATCACGCTACCATTTTTAAAGCCTGTATCTATCTATGTTTTAACTGTTACCATTTATAGTGGTTTTTCAATGTTTACGGAGAGTTACGTTTTTTGGAGAAATGGATCACCGAATGACATTGGTTTAACTATTGTTGGTTATCTTTTTGACGAAGGGTTTTCTTATGGAAACTTAGGTATGGGATCAGCTATAGGTATGACATTATTAGCTATTGTTTTAATAGTGAATCTAATCCAATTGAAATTTTTCGGGTTATTTAGAAAGGAGGATTAG
- a CDS encoding ABC transporter substrate-binding protein: MVKSRIKLFLSMIMAFSLLLVVACSNENTDSDADSNGLEEGESNTVEPEEGTEDATTLSLWTFVAYHQDHFEYMVERWNEENPNEQIKLEMTNYPFEEMHNKLLIALQSGVGAPDFANIEIKQWSKFLQGSEEDISLEPLNDMVEPILDNAVEARFTNYSKDGNYYGIPTQVAATVMYYNKEMMNEAEVDPMSIETWDDFVEAGLKVKDATGKPMTTVESADTWTFWPIISQRGSDLIDEAGNVIVDNEINTETLQFLSDMVHEHEIAIPAPGGNHSAEEFFGFFSDGGAASVMMPAWYMSRFRDYMPDMAGNIEIAPMPAWEKGGARSAGMGGTGTALTNQSEHKDLAKRFLEYAKLSEEGSIALWTILGSEPPRWDVWDKPEMSEDNEFTELFGNDIFEKLSTIRDDINPINITDDSSRAIDLVSNQLLYNVIREGQDVEEGIKKVADEIRDSQ, from the coding sequence ATGGTTAAATCGAGGATAAAGCTTTTTCTTAGTATGATAATGGCATTCTCTCTTTTATTAGTTGTTGCATGTAGTAATGAAAATACTGACAGTGATGCTGATAGTAATGGCTTAGAGGAAGGTGAAAGCAATACCGTAGAACCTGAAGAAGGTACAGAAGATGCTACTACTCTATCATTATGGACTTTTGTTGCATATCACCAGGATCATTTTGAGTATATGGTTGAAAGATGGAATGAAGAAAATCCAAATGAACAAATCAAATTAGAGATGACAAATTACCCTTTTGAAGAAATGCATAATAAACTATTGATTGCTCTACAATCAGGTGTAGGAGCTCCGGATTTTGCGAATATTGAAATAAAACAATGGTCTAAATTCTTGCAAGGATCTGAAGAAGATATATCCCTAGAACCATTAAATGACATGGTTGAACCAATCCTAGACAATGCGGTAGAAGCTAGATTCACAAATTATAGCAAGGATGGTAATTACTACGGTATACCAACTCAAGTTGCAGCGACTGTGATGTATTACAATAAAGAGATGATGAATGAAGCTGAAGTAGATCCAATGTCTATTGAAACGTGGGACGATTTTGTGGAAGCTGGATTAAAAGTAAAAGATGCTACTGGAAAGCCAATGACAACAGTAGAATCAGCAGATACTTGGACTTTTTGGCCAATTATTTCACAACGAGGCTCGGACTTAATTGATGAAGCTGGTAATGTAATTGTTGATAACGAGATTAATACCGAAACATTACAATTTTTGTCGGATATGGTTCATGAACACGAAATTGCTATACCAGCACCTGGAGGTAACCATAGTGCAGAAGAATTCTTTGGATTCTTTAGTGATGGTGGAGCGGCTTCTGTTATGATGCCGGCATGGTATATGAGTCGATTTAGAGACTACATGCCTGATATGGCTGGAAACATTGAGATCGCCCCTATGCCTGCTTGGGAAAAAGGTGGAGCAAGATCAGCAGGGATGGGTGGAACAGGTACCGCATTGACTAATCAATCCGAACACAAGGATTTAGCTAAGAGATTTCTAGAGTATGCTAAATTGTCTGAAGAAGGAAGCATTGCATTATGGACGATACTTGGATCCGAGCCTCCAAGGTGGGATGTTTGGGATAAACCTGAAATGAGTGAGGATAACGAGTTTACGGAACTTTTTGGCAACGATATCTTTGAAAAGTTGTCTACCATTCGTGATGATATTAATCCTATAAACATAACCGATGATTCCTCAAGAGCGATAGATTTAGTAAGTAATCAATTACTATATAATGTTATTAGAGAAGGGCAAGATGTAGAAGAAGGCATCAAAAAAGTTGCAGATGAAATTAGAGATTCCCAGTAA
- a CDS encoding Gfo/Idh/MocA family protein — MSQKQFRVGMVGAGNVSKMHLEGMRKNKDRVVVTAICDPNVEVLEERANTYAIEQRYTDLDDFISNSNIDVVVVCTPSTLRKEILFPLIEARIPIFCEKPFCETLAEAKEITEKAKKYSVPISINQNFRKHFSFDFVKKLINGDEIGNVSSVRFHDYYFRQDKGWRTQCERNALSVMGVHWLDGFRWILGSEARSLYCQTYSSPAIDCVGDTDSNVQIQFNNGVIVSYAQSLSSSYRTTELVVVGEKGTLVSGYNTVSLYHSSSREPVETWEFPTGGQELKPDSAFAGLNLLLESIEHQEPASNSVEDNLKTISLLEGCYQSAEEGKIVYFNTEGIL; from the coding sequence TTGTCACAAAAACAATTTCGAGTAGGGATGGTAGGAGCAGGTAATGTGTCGAAGATGCATCTTGAAGGGATGCGGAAAAATAAGGATAGAGTAGTTGTAACAGCAATCTGTGATCCAAACGTTGAGGTACTAGAAGAACGAGCAAATACCTATGCGATCGAGCAAAGATATACGGATTTAGATGATTTTATTTCTAATAGTAATATCGATGTAGTCGTTGTTTGTACACCTTCCACCCTAAGAAAGGAAATCTTATTTCCATTGATTGAGGCCCGCATTCCTATTTTTTGCGAAAAGCCTTTTTGTGAAACACTTGCTGAGGCGAAAGAAATAACCGAAAAAGCGAAAAAATATAGTGTTCCGATAAGTATTAACCAAAATTTTCGTAAGCATTTCTCCTTTGATTTTGTAAAAAAGTTAATCAATGGGGATGAAATTGGAAATGTTTCATCTGTTCGGTTTCATGATTACTACTTCCGTCAAGATAAAGGGTGGAGGACACAATGTGAGCGAAATGCTTTATCCGTAATGGGGGTACATTGGTTAGATGGTTTCAGGTGGATTTTGGGGAGTGAAGCCAGAAGCTTATATTGTCAAACTTATTCTTCTCCTGCCATTGATTGTGTTGGAGATACAGATTCCAATGTGCAAATTCAATTTAACAATGGTGTTATCGTATCGTATGCTCAGAGTCTTTCCTCATCATATCGTACTACGGAATTAGTAGTGGTAGGCGAAAAAGGAACATTAGTATCTGGTTATAACACAGTCTCCCTATATCATAGCAGTTCTAGAGAGCCGGTGGAAACATGGGAGTTTCCGACAGGTGGTCAGGAATTAAAGCCTGATTCAGCTTTCGCAGGATTGAACCTTTTATTAGAATCAATAGAGCATCAAGAACCTGCTTCTAATAGTGTGGAGGATAACTTAAAAACAATTTCATTATTAGAAGGTTGTTATCAATCTGCTGAGGAAGGTAAAATAGTCTACTTTAATACTGAAGGAATTTTATAA